A stretch of Cyanobacterium sp. HL-69 DNA encodes these proteins:
- a CDS encoding ferredoxin-dependent glutamate synthase: MNDYNNSNLTPFQGQPWLVEERDACGVGFIAYQDNRKSHKLVKDALKGLACMEHRGGCGADRQTGDGSGILTGIPVAIFKTWFDENNIEMPPAEEWGVGMVFLPQDEKEAQEGRKFVEEMVEVESLKTLGWREVPVNSDVLGEQAKENQPRIEQIIVTSGTKHYKGDELDRRLYVARSRVGKKLSDNFYICSFSCRTIVYKGLVQGDVLETFYGDLSNPAYESRFAVYHRRFSTNTVPKWPFAQPMRVLGHNGEINTLIGNINWMSVREANLELPGWTKEEFEGVTPIVNMNNSDSYNLDSSLELLVRTGRSIPEALMILVPEAYENQPDLEKYPEILDFYHYYAGLKEPWDGPALLAFSEGKTVGACLDRNGLRPARYAITKDGYVVVGSEAGVVDLDESEIIEKGKLGPGQMIVVDLENNKLLKNWEIKQEIASQKPYGQWLKEYRLHLDRKAFETTGEGALLTSLNNGGTDLVQLQTAFGYTQEDVEMIITAMARDGKEPTFCMGDDIPLAVLSDKSRLLYDYFKQRFAQVTNPPIDPLRENLVMSLEMHLGKRGNLLHIEPENAHTLVIDSPVLSESDLEFIKKSDLATVELSTLLPITDGPDGLKSALERLCDQATEAVNEGHQVIVLSDRTPVNKVGIGADTSYIPPLLAVGAVHQHLIKEGLRLNTSLVVDTAQCWSTHHYACLVGFGASAVCPYLTLQTISSWWHDSKTQKLMNNEKIEKISEVEALNRYRKSVEAGLFKILSKMGISLLASYHGAQIFECIGLGADVIELAFKGTTSRVGGLNLAEVANEVICFHQKAFPELQAKKLENYGYINYKKGGEYHMNSPEMAKSLHKAVSTYGTQEGYDHYDWYSNYLQQRPVTALRDLLEFNSDRDSISIDEVESVEDIVKRFCTGGMSLGALSQEAHETLAIAMNRIGGKSNSGEGGEDPNRYNIIDEVDGEGKSALFPHLHGLKKGDRAASAIKQIASGRFGVTPEYLMSGQQLEIKMAQGAKPGEGGQLPGKKVSEYIAMLRRSKPGVTLISPPPHHDIYSIEDLAQLIHDLHQINPTANVSVKLVAEIGIGTIAAGVAKANADVIQISGHDGGTGASPLSSIKHAGCPWELGVTEVHRTLVENQLRDRVLLRADGGLKTGWDIIMAALMGAEEYGFGSIAMIAEGCIMARVCHTNQCPVGVATQQERLRKRFSGVPGDVVNFFYFVAEEVRSILAKLGYRTLNEIIGRGDLLTYRQSAQLAKTKALVLDCLTNLPDVKTNRDWLNHGDTHTNGNVLDDEILADSVVTDAISNHGNVTKEIKIINTDRSVGARIAGVIAKQYGDYGFKGQLNLNFTGSCGQSFGAFNVQGMNIHLEGEANDYVGKGINGGQIVIVPPSNVTFEASENVILGNTCLYGATGGELYANGRAGERFGVRNSNATAVIEGAGDHCCEYMTGGLIVVLGSVGRNVGAGMTGGLGYFLDEEGNFEAKVNPEIVSIQRISTPEGEAQLKELVTNHVEKTGSKKGQLILDNWSEYLPKFWQVVPPSEAENPEVKAQKELTQV, translated from the coding sequence ATGAACGACTACAATAATAGCAATTTAACACCATTTCAAGGACAACCTTGGCTAGTAGAAGAAAGAGATGCTTGTGGTGTAGGTTTTATTGCCTACCAAGATAATCGTAAATCCCATAAATTAGTAAAAGATGCGTTAAAAGGTTTAGCCTGTATGGAACACAGGGGAGGATGTGGCGCTGATAGACAAACAGGGGATGGTTCAGGGATTTTAACAGGGATTCCCGTAGCAATTTTTAAGACATGGTTTGATGAAAATAATATTGAAATGCCTCCTGCCGAAGAGTGGGGGGTGGGAATGGTCTTTTTACCCCAAGATGAGAAGGAAGCGCAAGAAGGGCGTAAATTTGTAGAGGAAATGGTAGAGGTAGAAAGCCTCAAAACCTTAGGATGGAGAGAAGTTCCCGTTAATTCTGATGTATTAGGAGAACAGGCGAAGGAAAATCAACCCCGCATTGAGCAAATCATCGTTACTTCTGGCACAAAACATTATAAAGGGGATGAATTAGATCGTCGTTTATACGTTGCGCGTTCCCGTGTTGGTAAGAAATTAAGTGATAATTTTTATATTTGTTCTTTCTCCTGTCGTACCATTGTTTATAAAGGCTTGGTACAAGGGGATGTATTAGAAACATTCTATGGAGATTTAAGTAACCCCGCCTACGAAAGTCGTTTTGCAGTATATCACCGTCGTTTTAGTACCAATACTGTACCCAAATGGCCCTTTGCTCAACCCATGCGAGTATTAGGACATAACGGGGAAATTAACACCCTCATTGGTAACATTAACTGGATGAGCGTACGGGAAGCAAATTTAGAACTTCCAGGGTGGACAAAAGAAGAGTTTGAAGGTGTCACCCCCATTGTGAACATGAATAACAGTGACTCTTATAACCTTGATAGTTCTCTCGAATTATTGGTGCGTACAGGGCGTAGTATTCCCGAAGCTCTCATGATTCTGGTGCCTGAAGCCTACGAAAATCAACCTGACTTGGAAAAATATCCCGAAATTCTCGACTTTTACCATTACTATGCGGGGTTAAAAGAGCCTTGGGATGGGCCTGCTTTATTGGCGTTTAGTGAAGGAAAAACCGTAGGGGCTTGTTTAGATCGTAATGGTTTGCGTCCTGCCCGTTATGCTATCACTAAGGATGGATATGTGGTGGTAGGTTCAGAGGCTGGGGTGGTTGATTTAGATGAATCAGAAATTATCGAAAAAGGTAAGCTTGGCCCTGGTCAAATGATTGTGGTGGATTTAGAAAATAATAAGCTCCTCAAAAACTGGGAAATCAAACAGGAAATCGCTTCTCAAAAACCCTATGGGCAATGGTTGAAAGAGTATCGTTTACATCTTGATAGAAAAGCATTTGAAACCACAGGGGAAGGAGCGCTCCTAACCTCCCTTAATAATGGGGGAACAGATTTGGTACAGTTGCAGACGGCTTTTGGTTATACCCAAGAGGACGTAGAAATGATCATTACTGCCATGGCAAGGGATGGAAAAGAGCCTACTTTCTGTATGGGTGACGATATTCCTTTGGCGGTGTTATCTGATAAGTCTCGTTTGTTGTATGACTACTTTAAACAGCGTTTTGCTCAGGTAACTAACCCCCCTATTGATCCTTTACGGGAAAATTTGGTCATGTCTTTGGAGATGCACCTAGGGAAAAGGGGTAATTTACTCCACATCGAGCCAGAAAATGCCCATACTTTGGTGATTGATTCTCCTGTGTTGTCGGAGTCGGATTTAGAGTTTATCAAAAAGTCTGATTTGGCTACGGTTGAATTATCTACTCTTCTCCCTATCACTGATGGCCCTGACGGTTTAAAATCTGCTTTGGAAAGATTATGTGATCAAGCTACAGAGGCTGTTAATGAAGGTCATCAGGTAATTGTACTGAGCGATCGCACCCCAGTTAATAAGGTTGGAATTGGTGCAGACACTTCCTATATTCCCCCTCTGTTGGCGGTAGGTGCAGTGCATCAACATTTAATTAAAGAAGGATTACGCCTTAACACTTCTTTGGTGGTAGATACGGCTCAGTGTTGGAGTACCCACCATTACGCTTGTCTGGTAGGCTTTGGGGCTTCGGCGGTATGTCCTTATCTCACTTTACAAACTATTTCTAGTTGGTGGCACGACAGCAAAACTCAGAAGTTGATGAACAATGAAAAAATCGAAAAGATTTCTGAGGTAGAAGCCCTTAATCGTTATCGTAAATCCGTGGAAGCTGGATTGTTCAAAATCCTTTCTAAGATGGGAATTTCTCTCTTGGCTTCCTACCATGGCGCTCAGATTTTTGAGTGTATCGGTTTGGGTGCTGATGTCATTGAGTTGGCGTTTAAGGGTACCACTAGCCGTGTGGGTGGTTTAAACTTGGCGGAGGTAGCGAATGAGGTAATTTGTTTCCATCAAAAAGCCTTCCCTGAGTTACAAGCCAAGAAGTTGGAAAACTACGGTTATATCAACTACAAAAAAGGCGGTGAGTATCACATGAACTCCCCTGAAATGGCGAAGTCTTTGCATAAGGCGGTATCTACCTATGGTACTCAGGAGGGATATGATCACTATGACTGGTACAGTAATTATTTACAACAGCGCCCCGTAACTGCATTGCGTGATTTACTAGAGTTTAACTCTGACCGAGATTCTATCTCTATTGATGAGGTGGAGTCTGTAGAGGACATTGTAAAACGTTTTTGTACGGGGGGTATGTCCTTGGGGGCATTGAGCCAAGAAGCCCATGAAACCCTTGCGATCGCCATGAACCGTATCGGTGGAAAATCTAACTCTGGAGAAGGAGGGGAGGATCCTAACCGTTACAATATCATTGATGAAGTAGATGGAGAGGGTAAAAGTGCTTTATTCCCCCACCTTCATGGGTTGAAAAAGGGCGATCGCGCCGCCTCCGCCATCAAACAAATTGCCTCTGGACGTTTTGGAGTCACCCCTGAATATTTAATGAGTGGTCAACAACTCGAAATCAAAATGGCGCAGGGTGCAAAACCAGGGGAAGGAGGACAGTTACCAGGGAAAAAAGTGAGCGAATATATCGCCATGTTACGTCGTTCTAAACCAGGTGTCACCCTCATTTCTCCTCCTCCTCACCACGACATCTACTCCATTGAGGATTTAGCCCAGCTAATCCATGACTTACACCAAATCAACCCCACTGCCAATGTATCCGTTAAATTGGTAGCGGAAATCGGTATCGGTACCATCGCCGCTGGGGTAGCCAAAGCCAACGCTGATGTTATCCAAATTTCTGGCCATGATGGCGGTACGGGTGCATCTCCCTTAAGTTCCATCAAACACGCTGGATGTCCTTGGGAATTGGGGGTTACAGAAGTACACCGCACCCTAGTTGAAAATCAACTGCGCGATCGCGTCTTACTCCGTGCCGATGGTGGTTTAAAAACTGGTTGGGATATTATCATGGCGGCATTAATGGGCGCTGAAGAATATGGTTTCGGTAGCATTGCGATGATTGCCGAGGGTTGTATCATGGCGAGGGTTTGCCATACCAACCAATGCCCTGTGGGGGTTGCCACCCAACAAGAAAGACTACGTAAACGTTTTTCTGGAGTACCCGGAGATGTGGTTAACTTCTTTTACTTTGTAGCGGAAGAAGTGCGCTCTATCCTTGCTAAATTAGGCTATCGCACCTTAAACGAAATTATTGGACGGGGTGACTTATTAACCTATCGTCAATCTGCCCAACTGGCTAAAACCAAGGCTTTGGTATTAGACTGTTTAACCAATCTCCCTGATGTGAAAACCAACCGTGATTGGTTAAACCATGGCGATACCCACACCAACGGGAATGTTTTGGATGATGAAATCCTCGCTGATAGTGTCGTTACCGATGCCATTAGTAATCATGGCAATGTCACCAAAGAGATTAAGATCATAAATACTGATCGCTCCGTGGGTGCCAGAATTGCGGGAGTAATTGCTAAACAATACGGCGATTACGGCTTCAAAGGACAACTAAACCTTAATTTCACTGGTAGTTGTGGACAGAGTTTTGGTGCTTTCAACGTTCAAGGGATGAACATTCACCTCGAAGGGGAAGCCAACGACTATGTAGGTAAAGGTATCAACGGCGGACAAATTGTAATTGTGCCTCCTAGCAATGTCACCTTTGAGGCTTCAGAAAACGTCATCCTAGGTAATACTTGTTTATATGGTGCCACGGGGGGAGAGTTGTACGCCAATGGACGGGCAGGAGAGCGTTTTGGGGTGCGTAACTCCAACGCTACTGCCGTAATTGAGGGTGCAGGAGATCACTGTTGTGAATACATGACAGGGGGCTTAATCGTTGTCCTCGGTAGTGTTGGGCGTAATGTGGGCGCTGGTATGACTGGCGGTTTAGGTTACTTCCTCGATGAAGAAGGCAATTTTGAAGCTAAGGTTAACCCTGAAATTGTCTCTATTCAGCGCATATCTACCCCAGAAGGAGAAGCTCAATTAAAAGAGTTAGTTACTAATCATGTAGAGAAAACAGGTAGTAAAAAAGGTCAATTAATCCTTGATAATTGGTCAGAATATTTACCCAAATTCTGGCAGGTTGTACCTCCTTCGGAAGCGGAAAATCCTGAAGTAAAGGCTCAAAAAGAGTTAACTCAGGTGTAA
- the ispE gene encoding 4-diphosphocytidyl-2-C-methyl-D-erythritol kinase IspE: MQSYSLFAPAKINLHLEIIGDRPDGYHELVMIMQSVALGDVIDIRANGKEEIRVFCQNPQVPLDNSNLAYKAVQLMQKNYPTQASNFGGVDIHIEKNIPVCAGLAGGSTNAAAVLVGINLLWGLGLTQPELRDLATYLGSDVPFCIAGGSAIATGRGEQIEPLPHLDNIWVILAKYSNISVSTPWAYKTYREEFHDLYVQDSHGVSQRTHAVHSGELVRAIAHKDSKQIGKLLYNDLQKSVLPEYPEVKNLIDKFKTQNVLGAMMSGSGPTVFALCKNQEQANQIKDTISKEINDPNLEMWITKMCSHGIITTQHK, translated from the coding sequence ATGCAATCTTATTCATTATTTGCCCCTGCGAAAATAAATCTTCATTTAGAAATTATAGGCGATCGTCCTGATGGCTACCATGAATTAGTAATGATCATGCAAAGTGTTGCCCTAGGGGACGTTATCGACATCAGAGCCAATGGAAAAGAAGAAATCCGAGTTTTTTGTCAAAATCCCCAAGTCCCCCTCGATAACAGCAATTTAGCTTATAAAGCAGTGCAGTTGATGCAAAAAAATTATCCTACCCAAGCCAGTAACTTTGGGGGGGTCGATATTCATATCGAGAAAAACATTCCTGTGTGTGCAGGATTGGCAGGAGGTTCAACTAATGCGGCAGCGGTTTTGGTGGGGATAAATTTATTATGGGGTTTAGGCTTAACCCAACCTGAATTAAGAGACTTGGCAACCTATCTCGGCTCTGATGTGCCTTTTTGTATTGCAGGGGGAAGTGCGATCGCCACAGGGAGAGGAGAACAAATTGAGCCGTTGCCCCACCTCGATAATATTTGGGTGATTTTGGCAAAATATAGTAATATCAGCGTTTCTACCCCTTGGGCTTACAAAACCTACCGAGAAGAATTTCATGATCTCTATGTCCAAGATAGCCATGGAGTCAGTCAGCGCACCCATGCCGTCCACTCAGGGGAATTGGTACGGGCGATCGCCCATAAAGACTCAAAACAAATCGGCAAACTGCTATACAACGACTTACAAAAAAGCGTCTTGCCCGAATATCCCGAAGTCAAAAACCTGATTGACAAATTTAAAACCCAAAATGTCCTTGGTGCCATGATGTCAGGCTCAGGTCCCACCGTATTTGCCCTCTGCAAAAATCAAGAACAGGCTAACCAGATTAAAGATACTATTAGCAAAGAAATAAACGATCCAAACCTTGAAATGTGGATAACAAAAATGTGTTCCCATGGCATCATCACCACCCAACACAAATAA
- a CDS encoding anti-sigma-factor antagonist yields the protein MLPKIKVLKPEGIFDGVKANEFRQNINQFVNEGIIYILVDFKKVTFMDSSGLGGLVQALKSIRSANGRLFLMSLSEQITMLFELTNMKQVFEIINDKSELESKFSNQ from the coding sequence ATGCTACCTAAAATCAAAGTTTTAAAGCCTGAAGGAATTTTTGATGGTGTAAAAGCGAATGAATTTCGTCAAAATATTAATCAATTCGTTAATGAAGGAATAATTTATATTCTGGTGGATTTTAAGAAAGTAACTTTCATGGATAGTTCGGGTTTGGGAGGTTTGGTACAGGCACTAAAAAGCATACGAAGTGCTAATGGACGCTTGTTTCTCATGTCTCTTAGTGAACAAATTACTATGTTGTTTGAGTTAACAAACATGAAACAGGTTTTTGAAATTATTAATGATAAGTCTGAGTTAGAGTCTAAATTTTCCAATCAATAG
- the natA gene encoding ABC-type neutral amino acid uptake system ATPase component NatA: protein MSQGRIVNESDYILEATNLSKSFGGLKAVDKASIQVDRGTITGLIGPNGAGKSTLFNLLSNFLVADEGKIIFDGQVINNVSPHRIARKGFIRTFQVARVLSRLTVLENMLLASQTQKGENLLRVFVQPHKIRQQERESKEKAIAILESVGLLEKAHDYAGALSGGQRKLLEMARTLMTNPKLILLDEPAAGVNPTLINQICEHIVTWNKQGISFLIIEHNMDVIMSLCSHVWVLAEGANLADGTPEFIQSNEQVLEAYLGG, encoded by the coding sequence ATGAGTCAAGGGCGGATAGTCAATGAGTCTGATTATATTTTGGAGGCTACTAATCTATCTAAAAGTTTTGGTGGTTTAAAGGCGGTTGATAAGGCTAGTATCCAAGTTGATAGGGGTACTATTACAGGGTTGATTGGGCCTAATGGCGCTGGAAAAAGCACTTTATTTAATCTTCTTTCTAATTTTTTGGTGGCTGATGAGGGAAAAATTATTTTTGATGGACAGGTTATTAATAATGTGAGTCCCCATCGCATTGCAAGAAAAGGCTTTATTCGCACTTTTCAGGTGGCAAGGGTTTTATCTCGGTTGACGGTGCTGGAGAATATGTTATTGGCAAGTCAAACTCAGAAAGGGGAAAATTTACTGCGGGTTTTTGTGCAACCTCATAAAATTAGACAACAGGAAAGGGAAAGCAAGGAAAAGGCGATCGCAATTTTGGAGTCCGTAGGCTTGTTAGAAAAAGCCCATGATTATGCGGGGGCATTATCTGGGGGGCAGCGAAAATTATTAGAAATGGCTCGAACTTTGATGACTAACCCTAAATTGATTTTATTAGATGAACCAGCAGCGGGGGTTAATCCTACTCTGATTAATCAAATTTGTGAACACATTGTGACATGGAATAAACAGGGCATTTCTTTTTTAATTATTGAGCATAATATGGATGTGATTATGTCTTTGTGTAGCCATGTTTGGGTGTTGGCAGAAGGTGCAAACTTAGCTGATGGTACCCCTGAATTTATCCAGTCTAATGAACAAGTTTTAGAAGCATATTTAGGAGGATAG
- a CDS encoding Zn-dependent protease with chaperone function, protein MTMKTQLIGLKADDFRHPLDLQATTNLKQLPGLDIAMRGILGSVAEDFFYMNNIASSILISENQLPHLHQLLLNASSILDIEAPQLYLKQNPVPNAYTLAIRGKKPFMVIHTSLLEILTDEEVEAVIAHELGHLKCEHGVYLTLANLIVLATGLLPTWGSILAQSMQSQLLQWLRCAEFTCDRAALLVAQDPKIVMSVLMKLTGGSPSLASKLNLDAFMEQVKDYQQMSNTDIGEMLQDMQTAQLTHPLPILRAKAIQNWSSTPEYYNLLEEQKVGYNSERHAKGGWRNW, encoded by the coding sequence ATGACTATGAAAACTCAATTAATAGGTTTAAAAGCAGATGATTTTAGACACCCCCTCGACTTACAAGCCACTACCAATTTAAAGCAGTTACCCGGGCTAGACATCGCCATGAGGGGAATTTTAGGCTCGGTGGCAGAAGATTTTTTTTACATGAATAATATCGCCTCTAGTATTTTAATCAGTGAAAACCAACTCCCTCATCTCCATCAGCTTTTGCTCAATGCCTCTTCTATCCTTGATATAGAAGCCCCTCAACTTTATTTAAAACAAAATCCTGTCCCCAATGCTTATACCCTTGCTATCCGAGGTAAAAAGCCTTTTATGGTTATTCATACATCTTTGTTAGAAATTTTAACTGATGAGGAAGTGGAAGCGGTAATTGCCCATGAGTTGGGACATTTGAAATGTGAACATGGGGTATATCTCACCCTTGCGAATTTAATCGTTTTGGCCACGGGGTTGTTGCCTACTTGGGGTAGTATTTTGGCTCAGTCGATGCAAAGTCAGTTGTTGCAATGGTTACGTTGTGCGGAGTTTACCTGCGATCGCGCAGCGTTGTTGGTGGCTCAAGATCCTAAAATTGTCATGTCGGTATTAATGAAATTAACAGGGGGTTCACCTTCTTTGGCTTCTAAGCTCAATTTAGATGCTTTTATGGAGCAAGTAAAGGACTATCAACAGATGAGTAATACGGACATCGGCGAAATGCTTCAGGATATGCAAACCGCCCAACTAACTCACCCTTTACCGATACTAAGAGCGAAGGCAATCCAAAATTGGTCTAGCACTCCTGAATATTACAACTTGCTAGAAGAACAAAAAGTTGGTTATAATAGTGAGCGTCATGCCAAGGGCGGATGGCGAAATTGGTAG
- the moaE gene encoding molybdopterin synthase catalytic subunit MoaE: protein MAELSQAISSHSESLKITFAPLCVEDVYKLADSPENGAVVLMSGTVRNQTEGKTVKYLEYQAYEPMAINIFCLICDRIYSQWKDTKTIVIHHRTGKLAIGDISVLVAVGCPHRTEAFEACRYAIDTLKHNAPIWKKEHFADGATSWVSIGACEEFAHQRNII, encoded by the coding sequence ATGGCGGAATTATCACAGGCTATTTCTAGTCATTCTGAGTCTTTAAAAATTACCTTTGCACCCCTATGTGTCGAGGATGTTTATAAATTGGCTGATTCTCCCGAAAATGGAGCCGTAGTTTTAATGAGTGGCACTGTGCGCAATCAAACCGAGGGAAAAACTGTTAAATATTTAGAATATCAAGCCTATGAACCCATGGCCATTAATATTTTTTGTCTAATTTGCGATCGCATTTATAGCCAGTGGAAAGACACAAAAACCATCGTCATCCACCATCGCACGGGTAAACTAGCCATCGGAGATATAAGCGTATTAGTCGCCGTGGGATGTCCCCATCGCACAGAAGCCTTTGAAGCCTGTCGCTACGCCATCGACACCCTCAAGCATAACGCCCCCATTTGGAAAAAAGAACATTTCGCCGACGGTGCCACCAGTTGGGTAAGCATTGGGGCTTGTGAAGAATTTGCACACCAACGAAACATTATTTAA
- a CDS encoding multiple sugar transport system permease protein, which produces MINFLVNRFSKVISFVILSVGAIVILSPLFVVLYTSFWATGNQDFRFTFEYYRQAWEMGDFVLAFFNSALVAIAVTFSQIVTSALAGYALARMEFRGKNFILLLIIATLVIPIQLLVIPIFLILRNAHLINTYGALILPSAANGFGIFLMRQYFRTIPIELEQAAELDGANRLQIIWHILLPLAKPAVITLFLFTFIGEWNDLFKPLVFTSNPQLKTVQLALASFQEQFTSNWSLLMAAVVISTIPVIFLFILGQKQFIEGIGTTGLKN; this is translated from the coding sequence ATGATTAATTTTTTGGTGAATCGTTTTTCTAAAGTTATTAGTTTTGTTATTTTATCGGTGGGGGCGATAGTTATTTTATCTCCTCTTTTTGTGGTTTTATATACTTCTTTTTGGGCGACGGGGAATCAAGATTTTCGTTTTACTTTTGAATATTATCGTCAGGCGTGGGAGATGGGAGATTTTGTTTTGGCTTTTTTTAATTCGGCTCTAGTGGCGATCGCCGTTACTTTTTCCCAAATAGTTACTTCTGCCTTGGCTGGATATGCTTTAGCTAGAATGGAATTTCGAGGCAAAAACTTTATTCTTCTGCTTATTATTGCCACCTTAGTTATTCCCATTCAACTATTGGTAATTCCGATCTTTTTAATCCTCAGAAATGCACATTTAATCAACACCTATGGGGCTTTGATTTTACCTAGTGCCGCCAACGGATTTGGCATTTTTTTGATGAGACAATATTTTCGTACCATACCCATTGAACTCGAACAAGCCGCAGAATTAGACGGTGCCAATCGACTGCAAATTATTTGGCATATTCTTTTACCCCTTGCCAAACCGGCGGTGATTACCCTGTTTTTATTCACCTTTATCGGTGAGTGGAATGATTTATTTAAGCCCCTAGTATTTACCAGCAATCCTCAATTAAAAACTGTGCAGTTAGCCCTTGCATCTTTCCAAGAACAATTTACCAGTAATTGGTCACTATTAATGGCGGCGGTGGTTATCAGCACCATCCCTGTGATTTTCCTATTTATTTTGGGGCAGAAACAGTTTATAGAAGGTATTGGCACCACAGGACTGAAAAATTAA
- the hgdD gene encoding OMF family outer membrane secretin, with translation MFYKKGLNFVLSFLIIGFGWANSTSAQESDSTSDTNISNSSRDLLLRPSQPQEVRIEGLTSITLEQAIDIALENNRDLQRAKLELQRSNESLRAAQARKRVFVDGTANVTEDGNQSQGFLGNTNTFGAGAGVEVGYRISTGGRITATINRAQEEIRVSELEVDKISQDTVFTVSTSYYQLQNSDAQVNIAQAAVEDFTQTLRDAQLLERAGLGTRFDVLQAEVDLANANQALTRARADQRNARRELARVIGVPETVEYSSADEVEERGEWDLSLEESIVLAYTNREELDQILALREINQQDREIALSEKRPQVNLFANYNFNTTFADSRPVSTTGYNDGYSIGARLQWRFVDGGESKANAQQEEISTIIEENNFDDRKSAIRLEVETAFNDLMANQENISTTEQAAITATESLRLARLRFQAGVGTQTDVINAQRALTEARGNFLQAIIGYNQSLNSLQRAVGEYGLDGI, from the coding sequence ATGTTTTATAAAAAGGGTTTAAACTTTGTTCTAAGTTTTTTAATTATAGGTTTTGGATGGGCTAATAGTACATCCGCTCAAGAATCAGATAGCACCTCCGACACTAACATATCAAACTCCAGTCGTGACTTATTATTACGCCCCAGCCAACCCCAAGAAGTACGCATAGAAGGCTTAACTTCCATCACCCTAGAACAAGCCATTGATATAGCCCTAGAAAACAATAGAGACTTACAAAGAGCAAAACTAGAACTACAAAGGTCTAATGAATCTCTAAGAGCTGCCCAAGCCAGAAAAAGAGTATTCGTTGATGGTACTGCTAACGTTACAGAAGATGGTAATCAAAGCCAAGGATTTTTAGGAAATACCAATACTTTTGGAGCAGGGGCAGGGGTTGAAGTTGGCTACAGAATCTCCACCGGGGGACGTATTACCGCCACCATCAACAGAGCCCAAGAAGAAATTAGAGTTAGTGAATTAGAAGTCGATAAAATTAGCCAAGATACCGTATTTACAGTCTCCACTTCTTATTATCAATTACAAAACAGTGACGCTCAGGTAAATATTGCCCAAGCCGCCGTAGAAGATTTTACTCAAACCCTCAGAGACGCTCAACTTTTGGAAAGGGCTGGTTTAGGAACTCGTTTTGATGTATTACAAGCAGAAGTGGATCTTGCCAATGCCAATCAAGCCCTCACTAGAGCTAGGGCGGATCAAAGAAATGCCCGTAGGGAATTAGCCAGAGTTATTGGAGTACCTGAAACCGTAGAATATTCATCCGCCGACGAAGTAGAAGAAAGGGGAGAGTGGGATTTATCTTTAGAAGAAAGTATCGTTTTAGCCTATACAAATAGGGAAGAATTAGACCAAATTTTAGCATTAAGGGAAATTAATCAACAAGATAGAGAAATTGCCCTCTCGGAAAAAAGACCTCAAGTAAATCTGTTTGCTAACTATAATTTTAATACTACCTTTGCCGACAGTCGCCCCGTCAGCACCACTGGCTACAATGATGGTTATAGTATTGGTGCCAGACTACAATGGCGTTTTGTAGATGGAGGAGAAAGTAAAGCCAATGCACAACAAGAAGAAATTTCGACCATTATTGAAGAAAATAATTTTGACGATCGCAAAAGTGCCATTAGATTAGAAGTAGAAACCGCCTTTAATGATTTAATGGCAAACCAAGAAAATATCTCCACCACCGAACAAGCCGCTATCACGGCCACAGAAAGCCTTAGATTAGCTAGATTACGTTTTCAAGCAGGAGTAGGCACCCAAACCGATGTGATCAATGCCCAAAGGGCTTTAACAGAGGCTAGGGGAAATTTTTTACAAGCCATTATCGGTTACAATCAATCCCTAAACAGCCTACAAAGGGCTGTAGGAGAATATGGTTTGGATGGTATTTAG